From a region of the Clostridium beijerinckii genome:
- a CDS encoding YvrJ family protein — MGEMVTLITNVGFPIAVATYLLIRFETKIDGLTKAITDLSTVVTEHSNYKSDDKVA, encoded by the coding sequence ATGGGTGAAATGGTAACATTAATTACAAACGTTGGCTTTCCTATAGCTGTTGCAACATACCTATTAATCAGGTTTGAAACCAAGATTGATGGGTTAACAAAAGCTATAACAGACCTTTCTACAGTAGTTACGGAACATTCAAACTATAAGAGCGATGATAAAGTTGCTTAA
- a CDS encoding glycoside hydrolase family protein, with amino-acid sequence MILKIGSTSRNVNIVQKNLKMLSYDPKGIDYIYGENTETAVKNFQSENSLVCDGIVGDHTWNALIDKIKNIQAALNSYGFNLAVDGIAGIDTYNCLLRFQEEHNLTADGIVGPETKNALFKNNNNSLTDFDISENGVNFIADYEDFYAKPYRGLDSQNQTIGYGHVIISGEHFESITKIQAKALLRKDLQSFVDIVNTITLSLNLTQCQFDALISFAYNCGISALKNSTLLKDIKGNASIEKIKEDFLMWCNCNGKRELGLYRRRYDEFEMYKDADYTRTYRDF; translated from the coding sequence ATGATCTTAAAAATTGGTTCTACAAGTAGAAATGTTAACATAGTTCAAAAAAATTTAAAGATGCTTTCTTATGATCCAAAAGGTATTGATTATATTTATGGAGAAAATACGGAAACTGCAGTTAAGAATTTTCAAAGTGAAAACAGTTTAGTATGTGATGGAATTGTTGGAGATCATACTTGGAATGCATTAATAGATAAAATAAAAAATATTCAAGCTGCATTAAATTCATATGGCTTCAATTTAGCTGTAGATGGAATAGCTGGCATTGACACTTATAACTGTCTTTTGAGATTTCAAGAAGAGCATAATTTAACTGCTGATGGCATTGTAGGTCCAGAAACAAAAAATGCTCTATTTAAAAATAATAATAACAGCTTAACAGATTTTGATATTTCAGAGAATGGAGTTAACTTTATAGCTGATTATGAAGATTTTTATGCTAAGCCATATCGAGGATTAGATTCTCAAAATCAAACTATAGGCTATGGCCATGTTATAATCTCAGGTGAACATTTTGAAAGTATTACTAAAATTCAAGCTAAAGCTCTGCTAAGAAAAGACCTTCAAAGCTTTGTTGATATAGTTAACACTATAACTTTAAGTTTAAATCTTACCCAATGTCAATTTGATGCCCTTATTTCATTTGCATATAATTGCGGAATATCCGCTCTTAAAAATTCAACCCTTTTAAAAGATATTAAAGGTAATGCTTCAATTGAAAAGATCAAGGAAGATTTTCTAATGTGGTGTAATTGCAATGGAAAGCGTGAACTTGGTTTATATCGCAGGCGCTATGATGAATTTGAAATGTATAAAGATGCTGATTATACAAGGACGTATAGAGATTTTTAA
- a CDS encoding helix-turn-helix domain-containing protein, whose protein sequence is MVISYDKLWKLLIDKKMNKTELKESAGITYNIIARLGKCQPVNLESLYKICKCLNCNIQDIMEFKIESS, encoded by the coding sequence ATGGTTATAAGCTATGATAAGTTATGGAAACTTTTAATTGATAAGAAAATGAATAAGACCGAGCTTAAAGAAAGTGCTGGGATTACATATAATATTATAGCTCGTCTTGGTAAATGCCAGCCTGTGAATTTAGAGAGTCTATACAAAATCTGCAAATGCTTAAACTGTAATATACAGGATATTATGGAGTTTAAAATAGAATCAAGTTAA